The Pseudarthrobacter sp. NS4 genome includes a window with the following:
- the rbfA gene encoding 30S ribosome-binding factor RbfA has translation MADPARAAKLAQRIKVVVAEALSRKVKDPRLEGITVTDARVTNDLQHATVYYTVFGDQAVQADAAKGLEKAKGVLRQEVGRNVTVRLTPSLEFVADQIPVVASNLEELLREAKKRDAEVAALAAKAKHAGDADPYKSDASADVDLDEDDFDEEDLEPSDDGDLDEDGNK, from the coding sequence ATGGCTGATCCGGCACGTGCTGCCAAGTTGGCGCAGCGGATTAAGGTTGTTGTTGCTGAGGCCCTGAGCCGGAAGGTTAAGGATCCCCGGCTGGAGGGGATTACTGTTACCGATGCACGGGTGACCAATGACCTTCAGCATGCCACCGTCTACTACACCGTCTTCGGTGACCAGGCTGTGCAGGCTGATGCTGCCAAGGGGCTTGAGAAGGCCAAGGGTGTGCTTCGGCAGGAAGTGGGCCGGAACGTCACTGTCCGGCTGACGCCCAGCCTCGAATTCGTGGCCGACCAGATTCCCGTAGTTGCCTCCAACCTTGAGGAATTGCTTCGGGAGGCCAAGAAGCGTGACGCTGAGGTGGCCGCCCTGGCTGCCAAAGCCAAGCACGCAGGTGACGCCGATCCCTACAAGAGTGACGCGTCCGCCGATGTGGACCTCGACGAAGACGACTTCGACGAAGAGGACCTTGAACCCAGCGACGACGGGGATCTCGACGAAGACGGCAACAAGTAG
- a CDS encoding pyridoxal phosphate-dependent decarboxylase family protein, producing the protein MSRGDEDYARAMAAAVRHSTAWLQSLPERRVGPSAAAHDLTDAFGGLLPRQGMPAEDVVDFLARTAEPGLMAMPSGRFFGWVIGGTLPAALASDWLVSAWDQNAGLRYATPAMAAIEEGAGNWLLDLLGLPAGSDVGFVTGATMANFTGLAAGRWRLLTDAGWDLDRDGLSGAPRIRCFVGRERHDTVDLGLRYLGLGRPAVVDADGQGRLIPSALDAALREGAGPALVCLQAGNLHSGAFDPFADAIAVAKKHGAWVHIDGAFGLWAAAAPELRHLTSGCEDADSWATDAHKTLNVPYDCGVAIVRDASALRSAMGLHTSYLVHDAEGPGDPFERVPELSRRARGVPVWAALKSLGRDGVAAQVRGLAAAASDIAAGLAGLDGVEVLNDVDYTQVCVAFGDDDTTRAVTARIIEDGRVWMSGSRWRDRDILRVSVSNWHTAGEDVGTAVDAVRSALAAVRGT; encoded by the coding sequence ATGTCACGCGGCGACGAGGACTACGCCCGGGCCATGGCAGCTGCCGTGCGCCACTCCACGGCCTGGCTGCAAAGCCTTCCCGAGCGGCGGGTGGGACCCAGCGCCGCTGCCCATGACCTTACCGATGCTTTCGGCGGGCTCCTGCCCCGGCAGGGAATGCCGGCCGAAGACGTGGTGGACTTCCTGGCGCGGACGGCCGAACCCGGGCTGATGGCAATGCCCTCCGGCCGGTTCTTTGGCTGGGTTATCGGCGGCACCCTGCCGGCAGCACTTGCTTCCGACTGGCTGGTCAGCGCCTGGGACCAGAATGCCGGGCTCCGCTACGCCACCCCGGCCATGGCAGCCATCGAGGAAGGCGCCGGAAACTGGCTTCTGGACTTGCTGGGGCTGCCTGCGGGCTCCGACGTGGGATTTGTCACCGGTGCCACCATGGCCAACTTCACCGGGCTGGCCGCCGGGCGATGGCGGCTTCTCACCGACGCGGGCTGGGACCTGGACCGGGACGGGCTCTCCGGTGCCCCGCGGATCCGCTGCTTCGTGGGCCGGGAGCGGCATGACACTGTGGACCTCGGCCTGCGGTACCTGGGGCTGGGGCGGCCCGCCGTGGTTGACGCCGATGGCCAGGGACGCCTGATTCCGTCAGCGCTGGATGCGGCGCTGCGGGAAGGTGCGGGGCCGGCTTTAGTATGCCTGCAGGCCGGGAACCTTCACTCCGGTGCCTTTGATCCGTTTGCCGACGCGATCGCCGTTGCGAAGAAGCATGGCGCATGGGTCCACATTGACGGGGCCTTCGGACTGTGGGCGGCCGCCGCGCCGGAGCTGCGCCACCTGACCAGCGGCTGCGAGGACGCGGACTCGTGGGCGACAGATGCCCACAAGACATTGAATGTGCCGTATGACTGCGGTGTCGCCATCGTCCGGGACGCCTCCGCACTTCGCTCGGCCATGGGCCTGCACACCAGTTACCTGGTGCACGACGCGGAAGGGCCCGGGGACCCCTTCGAAAGAGTCCCGGAACTGTCCCGCCGGGCCCGCGGCGTGCCGGTGTGGGCTGCGTTGAAAAGCCTTGGCCGCGACGGTGTGGCAGCCCAGGTCAGGGGTCTGGCTGCGGCTGCCTCTGACATCGCCGCCGGACTGGCCGGGCTGGACGGCGTGGAGGTGCTGAACGACGTCGACTACACCCAGGTGTGCGTGGCTTTCGGTGACGATGACACCACCCGCGCGGTAACAGCCCGCATCATCGAGGACGGCAGGGTTTGGATGTCGGGCTCCCGCTGGCGCGACCGGGACATCCTGCGGGTTTCAGTCAGCAACTGGCACACGGCCGGTGAAGATGTGGGCACGGCAGTGGATGCCGTCAGGTCCGCCCTGGCTGCCGTACGCGGTACCTGA
- the infB gene encoding translation initiation factor IF-2, translated as MAKVRVHELAKELGITSKDAVTKLQELGEFVRSASSTIEAPVVRKLRNAYPDAAAKSAAPAAAPKAPAPAAEARPSTPAPGPAAPKAPAPTAQAPAPAAAPAAPAPAVAPAAPAASTPEAPAAPAAPSTGAKPGARPAPKAETPAAPAARQGGSTPGASAPRPGGPRPGNNPFATSQGMPRGRGGDGDRAPRPGNNPFATSQGMPRAGGGRTDGDRPGGPRPAAGAGGPRPGGPRPAAGAGGPRPAAGAGGPRPGAPRPGGAGGNRPTPGMMPNRTERPAPAGAGAGRPGGGGRGPGRPGGAPGTGAPGTGGGAPAGGGFGKGGRGRGGTQGAFGKGGAGRGKQRKSKRAKRQELEQMSAPSLGGVSVPRGDGNTVIRLRRGSSITDFADKIEANPAALVTVLFHLGEMATATQSLDEETFALLGEELGYKLQVVSPEDEERELLSGFDIDFDAELEAEGDEELEARPPVVTVMGHVDHGKTRLLDAIRKSDVMAGEHGGITQHIGAYQVTHLHEGDDRKITFIDTPGHEAFTAMRARGAKVTDIAILVVAADDGVMPQTVEALNHAQAANVPIVVAVNKIDKEGANPEKVRGQLTEYGLVPEEYGGDTMFVEVSARQNLNIDELLEAVLLTADAALDMRANPNKDARGIAIEANLDKGRGAVATVLVQSGTLRVGDTIVAGTAHGRVRAMFDDDGSALTEAGPSRPVQVLGLSNVPRAGDTFFVTADERTARQIAEKREAADRNAALAKRRKRISLEDFDQAVADGKIDTLNLILKGDVSGAVEALEDALLKIDVGEGVQLRVIHRGVGAITQNDVNLATVDSAVIIGFNVKPAERVAELADREGVDMRFYSVIYSAIDDIEMALKGMLKPEYEEFQLGTAEVREVFRSSKFGNIAGSIVRSGIIRRNTKARISRDGKIIGDNLTVETLKRFKDDATEVRTDFECGIGLGSYNDINEGDIIETFEMREKPRV; from the coding sequence GTGGCCAAGGTCCGCGTACACGAGCTCGCGAAAGAGCTCGGTATTACTTCCAAAGATGCAGTGACAAAACTGCAGGAACTGGGCGAATTCGTTCGCTCTGCCTCTTCCACCATTGAGGCCCCGGTGGTGCGCAAGCTGCGCAACGCCTACCCCGACGCCGCGGCCAAGTCCGCAGCTCCGGCAGCCGCGCCCAAGGCGCCGGCTCCGGCGGCAGAAGCACGCCCTTCAACCCCCGCTCCCGGCCCGGCTGCGCCCAAGGCTCCGGCCCCCACGGCGCAGGCACCTGCACCCGCTGCTGCTCCGGCAGCACCGGCACCGGCCGTTGCTCCGGCAGCACCCGCTGCCAGCACGCCTGAAGCACCGGCTGCACCCGCCGCGCCGTCCACAGGCGCCAAGCCTGGTGCACGCCCGGCTCCCAAGGCTGAAACCCCGGCTGCACCTGCTGCCCGCCAGGGTGGCTCCACTCCCGGTGCATCCGCACCCCGTCCCGGCGGTCCCCGTCCGGGCAACAACCCCTTCGCCACCTCGCAGGGCATGCCCCGCGGCCGTGGCGGCGACGGTGACCGCGCTCCGCGTCCGGGCAACAACCCGTTCGCTACGTCCCAGGGCATGCCCCGTGCGGGCGGCGGCCGTACCGACGGCGATCGTCCCGGTGGTCCGCGTCCCGCAGCCGGTGCCGGTGGTCCCCGTCCGGGTGGTCCGCGTCCCGCAGCCGGTGCCGGCGGCCCCCGTCCCGCAGCAGGCGCAGGTGGACCCCGCCCGGGTGCACCGCGTCCCGGTGGTGCAGGTGGAAACCGTCCTACTCCCGGAATGATGCCCAACCGCACTGAGCGTCCCGCACCTGCCGGTGCCGGTGCCGGCCGTCCCGGTGGCGGTGGCCGTGGTCCCGGACGCCCAGGTGGCGCCCCGGGCACAGGTGCTCCCGGTACCGGCGGCGGTGCTCCCGCCGGCGGTGGATTCGGCAAGGGCGGCCGCGGCCGCGGCGGTACCCAGGGCGCCTTCGGCAAGGGCGGCGCCGGTCGCGGCAAGCAGCGCAAGTCGAAGCGTGCAAAGCGCCAGGAACTTGAGCAGATGAGTGCCCCGTCGCTGGGTGGCGTGAGCGTACCCCGCGGCGACGGCAACACTGTCATCCGCCTGCGCCGCGGCTCGTCCATCACGGACTTCGCTGACAAGATCGAGGCAAACCCCGCAGCACTGGTAACTGTTCTCTTCCACCTCGGTGAAATGGCTACGGCCACCCAGTCGCTGGATGAAGAAACTTTTGCGCTGCTGGGCGAGGAGCTTGGCTACAAGCTCCAGGTTGTGTCGCCCGAGGACGAGGAGCGCGAGCTGCTCTCTGGGTTCGACATCGACTTCGACGCCGAGCTGGAAGCCGAAGGCGACGAGGAACTCGAGGCACGTCCTCCGGTTGTCACCGTCATGGGCCACGTGGACCACGGTAAGACCCGCCTGCTTGACGCCATCCGCAAGTCCGACGTCATGGCCGGCGAGCACGGCGGCATCACGCAGCACATCGGTGCCTACCAGGTCACGCACCTCCACGAAGGCGACGATCGCAAGATCACCTTCATCGACACCCCGGGCCACGAGGCGTTCACCGCCATGCGTGCCCGTGGTGCGAAGGTCACCGACATCGCCATCCTGGTGGTTGCAGCGGACGACGGCGTCATGCCGCAGACCGTTGAAGCCCTCAACCACGCCCAGGCAGCCAACGTGCCGATCGTGGTGGCAGTGAACAAGATCGACAAGGAAGGCGCCAACCCGGAAAAGGTCCGCGGCCAGCTGACCGAGTATGGCCTGGTTCCCGAAGAGTACGGTGGCGACACCATGTTCGTAGAGGTCTCTGCCCGGCAGAACCTCAACATCGACGAGCTGCTTGAGGCTGTCCTGCTGACCGCAGACGCTGCCCTGGACATGCGCGCCAACCCGAACAAGGACGCCCGCGGCATCGCGATCGAAGCCAACCTGGACAAGGGCCGCGGTGCGGTTGCTACCGTCCTGGTCCAGTCCGGTACGCTGCGCGTCGGTGACACCATCGTTGCAGGCACGGCCCACGGCCGCGTCCGTGCAATGTTCGACGACGACGGCAGCGCCCTGACCGAGGCCGGCCCGTCCCGCCCCGTCCAGGTGCTGGGTCTGTCCAACGTGCCGCGCGCCGGTGACACCTTCTTCGTGACCGCTGACGAGCGCACCGCCCGCCAGATCGCCGAGAAGCGTGAAGCAGCCGACCGCAACGCCGCCCTGGCCAAGCGCCGCAAGCGCATCAGCCTCGAAGACTTCGACCAGGCAGTGGCCGACGGCAAGATCGACACCCTCAACCTCATCCTCAAGGGTGACGTGTCCGGTGCCGTGGAAGCCCTCGAAGACGCCCTGCTCAAGATCGACGTCGGAGAAGGCGTGCAGCTGCGCGTCATCCACCGCGGTGTTGGTGCCATCACGCAGAACGACGTCAACCTGGCAACGGTCGACAGCGCCGTCATCATCGGCTTCAACGTCAAGCCCGCCGAGCGGGTTGCCGAACTGGCAGACCGCGAAGGCGTGGACATGCGCTTCTACTCCGTCATCTACTCCGCAATCGATGACATCGAGATGGCGCTCAAGGGCATGCTCAAGCCGGAATACGAAGAATTCCAGCTCGGCACTGCCGAGGTCCGCGAAGTCTTCCGCTCCTCCAAGTTCGGAAACATCGCCGGCTCGATCGTCCGTTCCGGCATCATCCGCCGTAACACCAAGGCCCGCATCAGCCGCGACGGCAAGATCATCGGTGACAACCTCACCGTTGAGACGCTCAAGCGCTTCAAGGATGACGCCACTGAAGTCCGCACGGACTTCGAGTGTGGTATCGGTCTTGGCTCGTACAACGACATCAACGAAGGCGACATCATCGAGACCTTCGAGATGCGTGAGAAGCCGCGCGTCTAA
- a CDS encoding aminoglycoside phosphotransferase family protein, producing the protein MSQHTAVPIPPDLTARYRRSSAGRAWLGSLPGLIQGRLEHWRLEPDLPDGTLPWNGHGGVVIPVLQADGSPAVLKVAFPHDEARVERHALALWQGRGAVTLLESDAGTCAMLLERLEAMHSLNNVPLEDAVNVWGGLVRQLSLRPDDRPQWHEFQHIAARAEQWSDDLPADWEQLGRPFPRWLLEAALEVCQTRGAVGRRSGRDALVHTDLHFLNVLARPGVPAMDGGPTAAGYAAIDPQPMIGEPEFAVAPLLWNRIRDLPASQPGDALLRRCADFSAAADLDTDVARQWGIAREVANALWYAGMPDHQGDMARSLWVASTLAGRTLEGLPPAHALREPGQAPGAG; encoded by the coding sequence ATGAGCCAGCACACAGCAGTACCCATTCCCCCGGACCTCACCGCACGGTACCGCCGGAGCAGTGCAGGACGGGCATGGCTTGGCTCACTTCCCGGCCTGATCCAGGGACGGCTTGAACACTGGCGCCTGGAGCCCGACCTTCCTGACGGCACGCTGCCGTGGAACGGCCATGGCGGAGTGGTGATCCCGGTGCTTCAGGCGGACGGCTCCCCTGCGGTCCTCAAAGTTGCTTTTCCGCATGATGAAGCAAGGGTTGAACGGCATGCCCTGGCTCTGTGGCAGGGCCGCGGGGCGGTAACTTTGCTCGAATCGGACGCGGGCACCTGCGCCATGCTCCTGGAGCGGCTGGAGGCAATGCACTCGCTCAACAACGTGCCGCTGGAGGACGCCGTGAATGTCTGGGGCGGACTGGTCCGGCAGCTAAGCCTCCGCCCGGACGACCGGCCCCAGTGGCACGAGTTCCAGCACATCGCAGCGCGTGCTGAACAGTGGAGCGATGACCTCCCCGCCGATTGGGAACAGCTGGGGCGGCCCTTCCCCCGCTGGCTGCTCGAAGCGGCCCTGGAGGTATGCCAGACCCGCGGCGCGGTGGGACGGCGCTCCGGGCGCGATGCCCTGGTGCATACGGACCTGCACTTCCTCAATGTCCTGGCCCGGCCCGGCGTCCCCGCAATGGATGGAGGGCCGACGGCGGCGGGATACGCCGCCATCGATCCCCAGCCCATGATCGGCGAACCGGAATTTGCCGTGGCCCCGCTCCTGTGGAACCGGATCAGGGATCTGCCCGCCAGCCAGCCCGGGGACGCGCTCCTGCGCCGGTGTGCCGACTTCAGCGCGGCGGCGGACCTGGACACTGATGTGGCCCGGCAATGGGGCATTGCCAGGGAAGTAGCCAACGCGCTGTGGTACGCCGGTATGCCGGACCACCAGGGCGACATGGCACGCTCGCTTTGGGTGGCCAGCACCCTTGCCGGCCGGACGCTGGAAGGGCTGCCGCCGGCGCATGCTCTGCGCGAACCAGGACAGGCACCCGGCGCCGGATAA
- the rimP gene encoding ribosome maturation factor RimP — translation MSNAEATASPDHTGTGRPDSAAAHNPEAARLRALLEPPVRANRLYLEDVAISVAGSHRVVHVVVDLPQEETGGVNLDVIAEISKVLSDVLDNDPGDDGRPYDLEVSSPGVGRPLTEPRHWHRAKGRMVKVNVVQGDNITGRIQSVDDSGVTLIPEIAVKKGMKPKQGDPVKLPFDRIRSGKVEIEFSHLDEGGLEPEHNGPSEEA, via the coding sequence GTGAGCAATGCAGAAGCCACGGCTTCACCAGACCACACCGGAACGGGTCGGCCTGACTCCGCAGCCGCACACAATCCGGAAGCTGCCCGGCTCCGGGCGCTCCTTGAACCCCCGGTCCGGGCAAACCGCCTGTACCTTGAGGACGTCGCCATTAGCGTTGCCGGCTCCCACCGGGTGGTCCACGTTGTGGTGGACCTGCCACAGGAGGAAACCGGCGGGGTCAACCTGGATGTCATTGCCGAGATTTCCAAGGTGCTCTCCGATGTGCTGGATAACGACCCCGGTGACGACGGCCGCCCGTACGATCTTGAAGTGTCCTCACCTGGCGTGGGGCGCCCGCTGACGGAACCACGGCATTGGCACCGGGCCAAGGGCCGGATGGTCAAGGTCAACGTGGTCCAGGGCGACAACATCACAGGCCGCATCCAGTCCGTGGACGACAGCGGCGTGACGCTCATCCCGGAGATCGCGGTCAAGAAGGGCATGAAGCCCAAGCAGGGCGACCCGGTAAAACTTCCTTTCGACAGGATCCGCAGCGGAAAAGTCGAGATCGAATTCAGCCACCTCGATGAGGGCGGTCTGGAACCTGAACACAATGGACCTTCTGAGGAGGCCTGA
- a CDS encoding ferritin-like domain-containing protein, translating into MNDDNQENRPRMRYFRYAVLSLAALLVLSLGFALIPAEPPAPQAPPFSEQARTAAFEDALKLRTAGRQLAAGTTDGGAAASAHRVVTLLTIQARALLLPEDAAPASASATSTAPPASAAPEMTMAGLATALAASGSQRLKDAETADGGMARLLAGAGTAQLLAARDLAAAAGAPEAVAGYGRAAANAPEPGTPPTPCPSVPPAATGPGTALAAAAVAEQEAVYGYQAALTRLPPAEAGPASEFLDRHQVLAVDAEALSRLYCGTPPPQQPGYVLDAGFLAAPAAGLARLEAATLPAYGDVVALTHGPARAWALSAMQSAADRALHWGGDPGPVPGLALDEAQLPPLPG; encoded by the coding sequence GTGAACGACGACAACCAGGAAAACCGCCCCCGGATGCGCTATTTCCGGTACGCCGTCCTGTCGCTCGCAGCCCTCCTCGTCCTTAGCCTGGGATTCGCCCTCATCCCCGCCGAACCCCCGGCTCCGCAGGCGCCGCCGTTCTCCGAGCAGGCGCGTACAGCGGCCTTCGAAGACGCCCTGAAGCTCCGCACAGCCGGGCGGCAGCTCGCTGCCGGAACCACCGATGGCGGTGCTGCCGCCTCCGCACACCGGGTTGTGACCTTGCTGACCATCCAGGCCCGTGCGCTGCTGCTGCCGGAGGACGCAGCCCCGGCATCCGCGTCCGCCACGTCCACTGCTCCCCCGGCCTCCGCTGCCCCGGAGATGACGATGGCCGGGCTTGCCACCGCATTGGCCGCCAGCGGTTCCCAGCGGTTGAAGGATGCGGAAACTGCCGACGGCGGAATGGCCCGGCTGCTGGCAGGGGCAGGCACAGCCCAGCTTCTCGCGGCCCGTGACCTCGCAGCCGCCGCGGGCGCGCCGGAGGCTGTAGCCGGGTACGGCCGGGCGGCGGCAAATGCACCGGAGCCCGGGACACCCCCCACACCCTGCCCATCGGTTCCGCCTGCCGCGACGGGCCCGGGCACTGCCCTTGCGGCGGCTGCCGTCGCCGAACAAGAGGCGGTTTACGGCTACCAGGCCGCCCTGACCCGGCTGCCTCCCGCGGAGGCCGGGCCGGCGTCGGAATTCCTGGACCGGCACCAGGTCCTCGCGGTAGACGCTGAAGCCCTCAGCCGCCTCTACTGCGGCACTCCCCCGCCACAGCAGCCCGGCTATGTTCTGGATGCCGGCTTCCTGGCCGCACCGGCGGCCGGCCTGGCGCGGCTGGAAGCCGCAACCCTGCCGGCCTACGGAGACGTGGTGGCACTCACGCATGGTCCTGCCCGCGCATGGGCACTGTCGGCGATGCAGTCCGCGGCGGACCGCGCCCTCCACTGGGGCGGTGACCCCGGTCCGGTTCCGGGACTGGCGTTGGATGAGGCACAGCTTCCGCCCCTCCCCGGGTAA
- the nusA gene encoding transcription termination factor NusA, translated as MDIDMSALRLLEREREIPLDLLIPTIEQALLVAYHKSPGAFEKARAELDRKSGHVTIWAVEIDDDGAPIGEFEHTPEGFGRIAASTARQIILQRLRDVEDDNVLGEFKGREGELVSGTIQQGNNPHMIQVNLGSVEALLPPPEQVPGEKYVHGNRLRALVIDVHRGSKGPSVTLSRSHPGLVRKLFELEVPEIADRSVEIVALAREAGHRTKIAVKANIPGINAKGACIGEMGSRVRAVMTELNDEKIDIVDFSENPATFIASALSPSRVNSVTITDEATRSARVVVPDYQLSLAIGKEGQNARLAAKLTGWRIDIVSDAATAKEN; from the coding sequence ATGGATATTGACATGAGCGCACTGAGACTTCTGGAGCGTGAGCGTGAAATCCCGCTGGACCTCCTGATTCCCACCATCGAGCAGGCGCTCCTGGTGGCGTACCACAAGTCTCCCGGCGCATTTGAAAAGGCCCGGGCCGAGCTCGACCGCAAGAGCGGCCACGTGACCATCTGGGCTGTCGAGATTGACGACGACGGCGCCCCCATTGGCGAGTTCGAGCACACGCCGGAAGGATTCGGCCGCATCGCCGCAAGCACCGCGCGCCAGATCATCCTGCAGCGGCTCCGCGACGTTGAAGACGACAACGTCCTGGGCGAGTTCAAAGGCCGCGAAGGTGAGCTGGTATCCGGCACCATCCAGCAGGGCAACAACCCGCACATGATCCAGGTCAACCTGGGGTCCGTGGAAGCGCTGCTGCCGCCGCCCGAGCAGGTCCCCGGTGAGAAGTACGTCCACGGCAACCGGCTTCGTGCCCTGGTCATCGACGTCCACCGCGGCTCCAAGGGCCCGTCCGTCACGTTGTCCCGGTCCCACCCGGGCCTCGTGCGCAAGCTCTTCGAACTCGAAGTGCCGGAGATCGCCGACCGCTCGGTGGAAATCGTTGCCCTCGCGCGTGAAGCAGGACACCGCACCAAGATCGCCGTCAAGGCCAACATTCCGGGCATCAACGCCAAGGGCGCCTGCATCGGTGAAATGGGTTCGCGGGTCCGTGCCGTCATGACCGAGCTCAACGACGAGAAGATCGACATCGTGGACTTCAGCGAGAACCCCGCCACGTTTATTGCCAGCGCTCTCTCACCTTCGCGGGTGAATTCGGTCACCATTACCGATGAGGCAACCCGGTCCGCGCGCGTGGTGGTTCCCGACTACCAGCTGTCCCTGGCCATCGGCAAGGAGGGCCAGAACGCCCGCCTGGCCGCGAAGCTCACCGGCTGGCGGATCGACATCGTTTCCGACGCCGCTACGGCCAAGGAAAACTGA
- a CDS encoding YlxR family protein, which translates to MTVAEVLTSGSQPERTCIGCRKKGLRSELLRLVAEGSGSNAVLVDERRRMAGRGAWLHPSESCLALAIKRRAFGRALRGATGTSAVEHRIKSGPNVAGAPVAATPTVQPESGSEI; encoded by the coding sequence ATGACCGTGGCAGAAGTACTTACCAGCGGGAGTCAACCGGAACGGACCTGCATCGGATGCCGGAAGAAAGGGCTGCGGTCTGAGTTACTCCGGCTCGTCGCCGAAGGCAGCGGTTCAAACGCTGTCCTGGTGGATGAACGACGCCGGATGGCTGGCCGGGGTGCATGGCTGCATCCCAGCGAATCGTGCCTGGCTCTGGCGATCAAGCGGCGAGCATTCGGGCGTGCCCTTCGGGGCGCAACCGGAACCTCCGCCGTGGAACACCGGATCAAGTCGGGCCCGAACGTCGCAGGCGCCCCGGTGGCTGCGACACCAACCGTCCAACCTGAAAGCGGGTCAGAAATCTGA